One segment of Ficedula albicollis isolate OC2 chromosome 2, FicAlb1.5, whole genome shotgun sequence DNA contains the following:
- the LOC101816049 gene encoding uncharacterized protein LOC101816049 has product MLGGTMWSSLTWFGLHVVTAISLAFATFYLNMGPITKGTVAVIQFILWVDMVWNSCIFNFLWKADAWIQSYHTLTVCFWGYFNNGTFCEEMTAGEIFSQPFTQFFRSIPPVFKGFIVSLNANYIIQWLGLLCLFYLALRDNGRLTWITTLISTPGNRDTAAETDPVPETRDAAPEPDPAPGNRDAAPQPDPALETRDAAPQPDPTPQPTSEMNHPDWVGVSVREIREIGQMLKEYLSPASEKPSPCLKEGESDGAAVEPTNVTTVQVPAEPQGLSQPAGEPEVITEYPWYESLRNLRKDIARRGCEATTTWLLRVLDLVGTSVQLDATEARNLGPLTQDSGLNQVFVREPGPLSLWERLLMSVRERFVYRERMPEHHRRRPWKTLEEGIQQLREVAVLEVLFGRDGQHDNDPDKVRCTGQMLWNLATLGPSQYTAFIAMINADNKETVGSVTSQLRNFESMMEAYVSAVVKELEQLKEKIREMREEIRRNISHMARMQVTGPKVRAQSPPSRERGYTPRADLWFFLRDHGEDMRRWDGKPTYVLAARVRQLREGSTNQGSSAKVKIASTSHDQGVGYYRREDNLSDPLEGPCSMYAQEGNNN; this is encoded by the exons ATGTTAGGTGGCACCATGTGGTCCAGCTTAACCTGGTTCGGGTTGCACGTGGTCACAGCTATATCTCTGGCATTTGCAACCTTTTATCTAAACATGGGTCCTATAACTAAGGGTACTGTAGCTGTTATCCAGTTCATTTTGTGGGTTGATATGGTGTGGAATTCATGCATTTTTAACTTTCTCTGGAAGGCGGATGCATGGATTCAGAGCTATCACACACTAACTGTATGTTTTTGGGGTTACTTCAATAATGGtactttctgtgaagaaatgaCAGCAGGGGAAATTTTCTCCCAGCCCTTCACCCAGTTTTTTAGGTCCATCCCACCAGTTTTTAAAGGGTTCATAGTCTCTCTAAATGCTAATTATATCATACAGTGGCTGGGGTTGCTATGCCTGTTCTATTTAGCATTGAGAGATAACGGGAGATTGACTTGGATAACAACCCTGATATCTACCCCAGGGAATAGGGATACTGCTGCAGAAACTGACCCTGTCCCGGAGAccagggatgctgccccagagcctgaccctgccccaggaaacagggatgctgccccacagcctgaccctgccctggagaccagggatgctgccccacagcctgaCCCTACACCACAGCCCACCTCAGAAATGAACCACCCGGATTGGGTAGGGGTTTCGGTGAGGGAGATACGTGAGATAGGCCAGATGCTGAAGGAGTACCTTTCCCCAGCTAGTGAAAAACCCTCCCCCTGCCTTAAAGAGGGAGAGTCTGATGGTGCAGCAGTGGAACCCACAAACGTTACAACTGTCCAGGTTCCAGCTGAACCACAAGGGCTCTCACAACCAGCAGGGGAGCCAGAGGTTATCACCGAGTACCCGTGGTATGAGAGTCTCCGTAATCTGCGAAAAGACATTGCACGGCGGGGCTGTGAGGCTACTACAACCTGGCTACTTCGGGTCTTGGACCTTGTGGGAACAAGTGTGCAACTGGATGCTACTGAGGCAAGGAATTTGGGACCCTTGACCCAGGACTCAGGTCTGAATCAGGTATTCGTAAGGGAGCCAGGGcccctgtccctctgggaaCGGCTTTTAATGAGTGTGAGAGAGAGGTTTGTCTACAGAGAGAGGATGCCTGAGCACCATCGTAGAAGGCCCTGGAAGACCCTTGAGGAagggatccagcagctgagagaagtggCAGTATTAGAG GTACTCtttgggagggatggacagcaTGACAATGACCCTGACAAGGTCAGGTGCACAGGACAGATGTTGTGGAATTTGGCAACCCTGGGGCCATCTCAATATACTGCTTTTATTGCAATGATTAATGCTGACAACAAAGAGACAGTGGGTTCTGTCACCAGCCAGCTTAGAAATTTTGAGAGTATGATGGAGGCCTATGTCTCTGCTGTAGTTAAGGAACTTGAACAGTTAAAAGAGAAGATAAGGGAGATGAGGGAGGAGATCAGGAGGAACATTTCCCATATGGCACGTATGCAAGTTACAGGCCCCAAAGTCAGAGCCCAAAGTCCCCCATCTAGGGAGAGAGGGTACACTCCACGAGCTGACCTGTGGTTCTTTCTGCGTGACCACGGGGAAGACATGAGAAGGTGGGATGGGAAGCCCACTTATGTCCTGGCAGCACGGGTGCGTCAACTCAGGGAGGGAAGCACTAACCAAGGGAGTTCTGCTAAAGTGAAAATAGCCTCAACCTCCCATGACCAAGGTGTAGGGTATTACAGAAGGGAGGATAATCTATCAGACCCACTTGAAGGACCCTGTAGTATGTATGCccaggaaggaaataataacTAG